The following are encoded in a window of Pirellulales bacterium genomic DNA:
- a CDS encoding GFA family protein — protein sequence MVEGRCHCGKVRIELDTAPVEVKSCNCSICRRTGTLWAYDSPERIRVIETVPTDTYIWGDRDLTLHRCSDCGCMTHWRATDPNYDRMGVNARLLAVDVLAAARVIQFDGASMGTPTF from the coding sequence ATGGTTGAAGGACGCTGTCACTGCGGCAAGGTTCGGATCGAGCTCGACACCGCACCGGTCGAAGTGAAGAGCTGCAACTGCTCCATCTGCCGCCGTACCGGCACGCTCTGGGCCTACGACTCGCCGGAGCGTATACGCGTGATCGAGACGGTGCCGACAGACACGTATATCTGGGGCGACCGCGATCTCACGCTCCACCGCTGTTCGGATTGCGGTTGCATGACCCACTGGCGTGCGACCGATCCCAACTATGACCGTATGGGTGTCAACGCCCGACTGCTTGCTGTGGACGTTCTGGCGGCTGCGCGCGTTATTCAATTCGACGGCGCCAGCATGGGCACGCCGACTTTTTGA